One Caretta caretta isolate rCarCar2 chromosome 24, rCarCar1.hap1, whole genome shotgun sequence genomic region harbors:
- the PAFAH1B3 gene encoding platelet-activating factor acetylhydrolase IB subunit alpha1, which produces MSDGDKNPASTPTPLADVQGDGRWLALHHRFIADSKDKEPEVVFIGDALVQLLQQFEIWRELFSPLHALNFGIGGDGTQHVLWRLQEGELQHIRPKIVVVWVGTNNHGHTAEQVVGGIEAIVRLLQQQQPQARVVVLGLLPRGQGPNPLRERNRRVNELLEARLPRLPNTCFLDADPGFVHSDGAISHHDMYDYLHLSRHGYARLCPRLHALLLRLLGECHRAGP; this is translated from the exons ATGAGTGACGGGGACAAGAACCCGGCCAGCACCCCGACGCCGCTGGCCGACGTGCAGGGGGACGGGCGCTGGCTGGCGCTG CACCATCGCTTCATCGCAGACAGCAAGGACAAGGAGCCCGAGGTCGTGTTCATCGGGGACGCCCTGGTGCAGCTGCTCCAGCAGTTTGAG ATCTGGCGTGAGCTCTTCTCCCCGCTGCACGCGCTCAACTTCGGCATTGGGGGCGACGGGACGCAGCACGTGCTGTGGCGGCTGCAGGAGGGCGAgctgcagcacatccggcccaaG ATCGTGGTCGTCTGGGTGGGCACCAATAACCACGGGCACACGGCCGAGCAGGTGGTGGGCGGCATTGAGGCCATTGTCcgcctcctgcagcagcagcagccccaggcgcGCGTGGTGGTGCTG GGCCTGCTGCCCCGGGGCCAGGGCCCCAACCCGCTGCGGGAGAGGAACCGGCGGGTGAACGAGCTGCTGGAGGCCCGGCTGCCGCGGCTGCCCAACACCTGCTTCCTGGATGCCGACCCCGGCTTCGTGCACTCGGACGGCGCCATCAGCCACCACGACATGTACGATTACCTGCACCTGAGCCGGCACGGCTACGCCCGCCTGTGCCCGCGGCTGCACGCGCTGCTGCTGCGCCTGCTGGGAGAGTGCCACCGGGCCGGGCCCTGA